Proteins from a single region of Belliella baltica DSM 15883:
- the rnpA gene encoding ribonuclease P protein component — protein MNHTLSKNERLHSKKSIKELFDKGSSFFLYPFKVLSLNRSQDSIETNQVLFSVSKKKIRKAVDRNKIKRRIKEAYRLNKHLLSNTNSKKNLALIYVSSDISSFKKIEPSIQKILVRLDQLSNETKKI, from the coding sequence ATGAATCACACACTTTCTAAGAATGAACGATTACATTCTAAAAAGTCAATAAAGGAACTTTTTGATAAAGGTTCCTCTTTTTTTTTATATCCTTTTAAGGTGCTTTCACTGAATCGCTCTCAAGATTCAATTGAAACTAATCAAGTACTTTTTTCTGTTTCCAAAAAAAAAATAAGGAAGGCTGTTGATAGGAACAAAATTAAAAGAAGGATCAAAGAAGCTTATAGGCTTAACAAACATCTGCTATCAAATACCAATTCAAAAAAAAATCTTGCCTTAATTTACGTCTCTTCTGACATTTCATCGTTCAAGAAGATTGAACCATCTATTCAAAAAATTCTTGTTAGATTGGATCAGCTTTCTAATGAAACTAAAAAAATATGA
- a CDS encoding S41 family peptidase, with protein MINKFKNKSILGLVTFLLISGLMLSFTLKNDKLFTIAKNLDIFASLVRELDSYYVDEIDAEELVTIGINAMLEELDPYTEYIPEENADDFRLLTTGEYGGVGALIGNRAGKNMVLMPYKGFPAQSAGLRIGDEFLKVDSVNVQEKETADISALLKGPENTTVSVQVKRGEDTLSVELVRKKIVISNVPYYGKVDNQTGYIKLSDFTTNAAADVRKALIDLKSQGITRLILDVRDNPGGILKEAVEIVNLFIPKGKEVVRTIGKLESVNSVYKTTKSPVDKDIPLVVLINERSASASEIVAGALQDYDRAILIGKKTFGKGLVQTSIPLSYNSQVKVTTAKYYIPSGRCIQAIDYSKKDISGNGSSIPDSLRNEFKTKNGRIVLDGAGIEPDTKTESKTYAPITYSLVARNHIFDFGNKFFIENKEIAGPREFKVSDQVYEEFVDWLEGKEYDYTTFVEKSIEDLEKYAEKEKYYEDIKNQIEDLKKKVTHSKEQDLITFKDEIKEALEDELISRYYYQEGVIEASLKNDPDIEQSLEILTNPSEIKNILTVSTKKK; from the coding sequence ATGATCAACAAATTCAAAAATAAATCAATTCTTGGTTTGGTAACTTTCCTCCTAATAAGTGGATTGATGTTATCTTTTACCTTGAAGAATGACAAGCTTTTTACAATTGCCAAAAACCTAGATATTTTTGCCTCTCTAGTACGAGAATTAGACTCTTATTATGTCGATGAAATTGACGCGGAAGAATTGGTTACCATTGGGATCAATGCTATGCTCGAGGAACTTGATCCTTACACAGAGTATATTCCTGAAGAAAACGCAGATGATTTTAGACTACTAACTACTGGAGAGTATGGCGGTGTTGGTGCATTGATCGGAAATCGAGCAGGGAAAAATATGGTCTTGATGCCTTATAAAGGATTTCCTGCACAGTCTGCTGGTTTGAGAATAGGAGATGAATTTTTGAAAGTTGATAGTGTGAACGTTCAAGAAAAAGAAACCGCGGACATTTCAGCATTGCTTAAAGGCCCAGAAAACACAACCGTTTCAGTTCAAGTAAAAAGAGGTGAAGATACTTTATCAGTTGAATTAGTTAGGAAAAAGATAGTCATAAGTAATGTTCCGTATTATGGAAAGGTTGATAATCAAACGGGTTATATCAAATTATCAGATTTCACAACCAACGCAGCTGCTGATGTAAGAAAGGCTCTGATAGATTTGAAGTCTCAGGGAATTACAAGATTGATTCTCGATGTTCGTGATAATCCTGGAGGGATTTTAAAAGAGGCAGTGGAAATCGTGAATCTATTTATTCCAAAGGGGAAAGAAGTTGTAAGAACTATCGGAAAGTTAGAAAGTGTGAATTCAGTATATAAAACCACAAAATCACCTGTGGATAAAGATATTCCTTTGGTAGTTTTGATCAATGAAAGAAGTGCTTCCGCCTCTGAAATTGTTGCAGGAGCATTGCAAGATTATGATAGAGCGATTTTGATCGGGAAAAAGACCTTTGGCAAAGGACTTGTTCAGACATCAATTCCATTGTCTTACAATTCTCAGGTTAAAGTAACTACTGCTAAATACTACATTCCTAGCGGAAGGTGTATTCAAGCTATTGACTACAGTAAAAAAGACATCTCAGGTAATGGAAGTTCAATTCCTGATTCTTTGAGAAATGAATTTAAAACCAAAAATGGTAGAATTGTATTAGATGGTGCAGGCATTGAGCCAGACACAAAAACTGAAAGTAAAACTTATGCGCCTATTACATATAGTCTAGTAGCAAGAAATCATATATTTGATTTTGGTAACAAATTTTTTATAGAAAATAAAGAAATAGCTGGCCCTAGGGAATTTAAAGTTTCAGATCAAGTTTACGAAGAGTTTGTCGATTGGCTAGAAGGGAAAGAGTACGACTACACTACATTTGTGGAAAAATCTATAGAGGATTTGGAAAAGTATGCCGAGAAAGAGAAATATTACGAGGATATCAAAAACCAAATTGAAGATTTAAAGAAAAAAGTAACACATAGTAAAGAACAAGACTTGATCACATTTAAAGACGAAATCAAAGAAGCTTTGGAAGATGAATTGATCTCGAGGTATTATTATCAAGAAGGAGTGATAGAAGCATCCTTAAAGAATGACCCAGATATTGAACAATCTTTAGAGATTCTTACCAACCCATCTGAAATAAAAAATATACTAACTGTATCTACAAAGAAAAAGTAA
- the tsaB gene encoding tRNA (adenosine(37)-N6)-threonylcarbamoyltransferase complex dimerization subunit type 1 TsaB — MALILSIETATKVCSVAVHQEGTLLGINEIHLDNVHSQKIMGLISTLLEQLGVESEKLDAIAVSSGPGSYTGLRIGVSVAKGLAYALDIPLIGVPTLEALASQVIPFCEKSDHIIPMIDARRMEVYAIVSDYNGSVLEKAAPVVLESNPYISYLEKSLVYFLGDGAEKAKEVLSHQNARFLPNLNSSKTIGNIAYQKFLESEFEDLAYFEPNYLKEFRVQTSKKNPFLT; from the coding sequence ATGGCATTAATCTTATCCATAGAAACAGCGACAAAAGTCTGTTCTGTGGCTGTTCATCAAGAAGGAACACTTTTAGGAATAAATGAAATTCATTTAGATAATGTGCATTCCCAAAAGATTATGGGATTGATTTCAACTTTGTTGGAACAATTAGGTGTTGAGAGTGAGAAATTAGATGCCATAGCTGTATCTTCTGGACCTGGATCTTACACTGGCCTTAGAATTGGTGTTTCAGTTGCAAAAGGGTTAGCTTATGCGCTAGACATCCCTTTGATAGGTGTTCCGACACTAGAGGCATTAGCAAGTCAAGTGATTCCATTTTGTGAAAAAAGTGATCACATTATTCCAATGATTGACGCCAGGCGGATGGAGGTTTATGCTATTGTTTCAGATTACAATGGATCAGTGCTAGAAAAAGCTGCTCCTGTAGTTTTAGAAAGTAATCCCTACATAAGTTATTTGGAGAAGAGTTTAGTGTATTTTCTTGGAGACGGAGCAGAGAAAGCTAAAGAAGTACTAAGTCATCAGAACGCTCGGTTTCTACCCAATCTCAATTCAAGTAAGACTATTGGCAATATTGCTTATCAAAAGTTTTTGGAGTCAGAGTTTGAAGATTTAGCTTATTTTGAACCGAACTACTTAAAGGAATTTAGAGTTCAAACTTCAAAGAAAAATCCATTTTTGACATGA
- a CDS encoding DUF2480 family protein yields MSEIINRVANSPIITIDLEAYYRKEERVIFDLKDYLFQGLVLREKDFRAALKDLNWEEYKGKLVSIQCTEDAIVPVWAFILVSTYLTKHQIEHVIGDIHALEQYLFERAIAEIDSDEYKDRPVVIKGCSKYPIPMFAYGRVVSLIQGKAKSIMYGEPCSTVPLFKAPK; encoded by the coding sequence ATGAGTGAAATAATCAATAGAGTAGCAAATAGCCCAATTATTACAATAGACCTTGAAGCTTATTACAGAAAAGAGGAGAGGGTGATTTTTGATTTAAAGGATTATTTATTTCAAGGACTGGTTTTGAGAGAGAAAGATTTTAGAGCTGCGCTCAAAGATCTGAATTGGGAGGAATATAAAGGAAAGCTCGTTTCTATTCAATGTACTGAAGATGCAATAGTCCCGGTTTGGGCATTTATTTTAGTGAGTACTTATCTGACAAAGCATCAGATTGAACATGTAATTGGTGATATACATGCATTAGAACAATATCTTTTTGAAAGAGCCATTGCTGAAATTGATTCAGATGAATACAAAGATAGGCCAGTTGTGATTAAGGGCTGTAGTAAATATCCAATTCCAATGTTTGCCTATGGAAGGGTTGTTAGCCTAATTCAAGGGAAAGCCAAATCAATCATGTATGGAGAGCCATGCAGTACAGTCCCTCTTTTTAAAGCACCCAAATAA